ATTTTATTGACTGATGTCAGGGCCCTTTTACAGTttgattttataaataaaaattttccctgATCAATATATTGAAATATGTTGGAAAGTGTGTTAAATTATACTTGCATCCCTATGATTGTCCCGGATAGATGATAGCACTAGAGTTAAGGTTGGTTTTCTAATGCATTTGTACAATTTATTACACTCTATTTATATTTACTATGTATTACAttatttatgtaagtttattattacgaaaaatatttctataccacttttcaacacgagtagttcacaaagtggttgacatagtaaaataaatcagtgcttgtggacaggtcgatgaaagtgttgacccaatgtgcggcggcaatgaaggtcaattctatgcttgggatcattagcaaaggtattgagaataagatggctaatattataatgctgttgtacaaatctatggtaaggccacacctggagtattgtgtccagttctgatcgccacatctcaaaaaggatatagtggaaatggaaaaggtgtagaagagagcaaccaaaatgattactgggctgaggcaccttccctatgaggaaaggctacagtgttttggcctcttcagtctagaaaagaggcgcctgatgaGGGACATACCAAATATtgcgggggatggacagaatggataaagagatgctcttttccctctcacataacgccagaaccaggggaaatccattgagtgttgggagagttaggacagacaaaagagaatatttctttacccagcgtgtaattagtctgtggaactccttgccacaggaagtagtgatggcatcttgcctagatgccttttagaggggattggacaaatttctggagggaaaagttcatcatgggttacaagtcatggtaagtatgtgcaaggtagaggtaggctgcctctgattgccagatgcaggggaaggcaccaggatgcaggttgtgtctgttgtctagtatgcttcctgaagcatttggtggccactatgagatacaggaagctggactagatgggcctttggcctgatccagcggggctcttcttagtaAATGGTTCCTTGaccccaaagggcacacaatctAGAAAActacagaagaaacaccagcaacagccactatgctggggtgaagaaggacagtttATCTCCTGCTAGATATGAGAGGCTGCCActtaaaaaggtgcctctttgcccagttaagcAGGGAcaaataattaacagcccaatcctaattcccCCCatgagtgcagcagtgccagcatgagCCACATTTCATTCATTCCATGGGGAAATTTTGGTTGCTGGAGATTTCCTTGGGGAAAGAGGATATTTGGGATAGAGATTCTTTCCACCTTCGTTGTTCCACCTTACTTCAGCTGGTCTCAGGCTGGAATTCTGTGTGGAAATGGGCTTCTCAGCTCCCAGTGTCCACAGCATCTCCACTTcttgtgattgggggggggggagtgattatGAGCTCACTGTTCTCAGCTGCCATGGTTTAAGGTGGGCAGAGGCAGAGAGACAAGAGGCACAGCATATTGACAACCATGTGCTGACATCACAATGCTGCTCTGTGGATAACATGCTCTGTCTGTGCTCCCATGGATGTTGGAGGTGTTAACTGGGAAAGGCTGTGCCACcactgctttgccaggacaggcttggcattcAGCTCTTGCAGTGCTCGCATCAGTGCTACACCCATATAGTGCTGCTAAGATGGACATTGGTGCAGCCTCTGAACAGGATTGAGCCAAAAGTACAGTATAGTCTCCCTTCATCCTCATCTCCTGATAGCTTCTACTGAAAGTGGATTTtatcatttaaaataaatacttttgggcccaattcctatccaattttccagcaccggtgcagctacgatgcagccccaaggtaagggaacaaatgttcccataccttttaTGGAGcctcccaactacaggatgcagtgcatgccccattggtatggttgcaccagcactggaaaattggaaaggattgggctctttatcaTTTCCACTGAGTGCTTTGTCttgttttattactgttttagttgtttttaaagttttgtgGTTTTATTACAGTTGTATGTTTTGAATCTTGTAAGTGGCCTTGagtgagaaaggtggggtataaattaaagaaataaataactatgTATGTATATCCATGTAACCTGCAGACTGGACTTTATTTGAAGTAATTTATCAACTTGGTAGCTTGCAGAATCATATATTCTCTTGACAATTATTCTTGTTCAGAAAATAATGAAAACAGAACTTGAACTGAAAGGCAGTTGCTGCTGTGCCATTTCTGTGTGCAACCAGCTAGCTTTGTTTGTGCCATTCAATACTGGCACATCTATCACTAGGTTAAGAAATATTCCCATTACTGCTGCGACACTGCTGACCTTTTTCATACGCCTTTTTCATTTGTGCGCTCATTTCACAGTCGTTGTCTTCGAAGGAAGCTGGATACAAAATGCTCCACAGCATGAAATCCTTTTCAAATTTGGCCACTGCAACTTTAGcagcttaacagcacaatcccgcACATGATTATTCAGAATAAGAGTGCAATTCCAACCATaggttaggctggtgcaagtcccctgcaccagcctacaAATGTTGTAAAGCATGTCCACACTGACTCAGACAGTGGTTGGGCCAGCACGGACACCCACACTGGCTCCCAAAGGCTAGATCCAGCCGCAGAGAGGGTGAGTGCATGCCAGTCTGGGCAGACCggcgcagggggtgggagaggggtgtgGGAGAGCAGACCAGGAGAAGAGTTGGGCCCTGGAGGTGGTTGGGACTAGCTGCAGCAGCCCACACCTAACCCCCACTCCTACGCATAGCAGCCTTTCACAGGCTCCTCAGATTTGTGatagtgaatttgctggtgcagatctgagtagtcgcATGGGGAGGCCAGGGGTTAACATGGGGTAAAGGggaaaaattcccttaccccaacATGATATCCAGCCACCTtcttacctgtgctggatacagcgcagcccAGTTGGACTGCtggttccagcgcaggataggatagggctgttaggtTGTAAACCTATTTTACTCACTAGAAACAATAGCCAAACATGCATGGGTCATCAATAGAATGCAATGAATGAATgccttatttattattaaataaataaggcattcattcattcattgcatcCTATTGATGACCCATGCATGTTTATATTCCCAAACGGGGCAAGTACTATCTAAGGTCCTGCTAAGAGCAGTTCAGGCTCAGGACGGTTTTGAAATCTCATATTATCTCATAGTGAGTTGCTCACATGTGAATTTGCTCAATGAGATTTTTATGACTTTTATCAATGGGCAAGGATGGTTTCATGATTTCCATCATCTTCTTCCTAACAACACCCCCAGAAATATGAAGCAATTGATTTATGTACTACGTATATGATGCTTATGTGCCTTTTACAAATGTGGTACATTTTCTTTCCACCCATCCATCAATCAGCTGAGCTGATGTCTTGAGCTGAATGGCTTTCATTTAATCTTTTCCTACAAGACCATCTAATTCTATCCTTTCAAATCTGGTTCTTTATTCAACTTGAGATATTATTCATCACCATAATGCATCTTCTGGTTTAGTTTACAGCATTTATTTGTCCTTTCCCTATTATTAAACAGTACGAAGACCTCTTTATCACTTGCCAAATTTCATTACCATTCATACTTATATCTCAACATATTCTAATACATAACATTCTTTTCAATGTCCAAAGCAtcattactgagataatgtatgcaAAACACTTTGCATACTGTACTTTAAAGAGTTATATAAATGTTAGTAATAACAATATATTTTCAGGAAATGAAATATCTTGGTTGATACCGTAACTGATTTGGTCTACTCAGTCCAAATGTATAGGAATTATGATATATATTGTTTCTTTTTGTGTCTAATATGTAAACCTTTTCTATGGTCTACATTTGTCTGTAATCTGATCTATTCTATGCCCTTTATTGTTTAATAGTCCAATAGTCCAATCTTTTAGCAATGTTTAAGTTATATCCATAGTATCCTTTTAATAACCAATCCTCTCCAGCTTCCACTTTCCATTTTTATGTAATCCTTTTAATGGCCTTCTCTTAAAGATCCTAGGTTCTTGGATATTAACGTCTATAAATTCCATATTAATCCACTGTACAGCATGTTTTCACTTTAAGAGTGCATTTCCCTTTAATGGCTCTTCTACAATTTCATTATTTCTATGTATGTATTTATAGAGATGCCACTCCATAAAGATTTGAGTATCCTTGAAAAAGTCTTACTATGGCAATGCATAGGTAAACTGCCTTATTTATCATGAAACAAGTTTGCTTTCTAAAAATGATCTCATAGTGCAGAAAAATGCTGAGCTGCTTATTGATTGATGTAGATTCTAAAAATACACTTTCCCTCCTAAATATGTCAAACCTTGAAAGGCTGGCAAGAATCTAAGGAGTAACGTACAACACACACAGTTGTTGAGTGATTGGCACTGTTTTTAGTATATTTTGTCCTCATTTATGCCTGGGTTcccacaattttttaaaactttttgttaaagtaacagcccaatcctaaccaactttccagcaccaatgcagccctgaggcaagggaacaaatgctcccttaccttgaggtggcctctgtaactgcagaatgcagtgtggaccctgttggcatggctgcctcagtgctggaaaattagtcagaattgggctgtaagccacaCAGGTTTTAATGACAAATGCCATTTTAAATTTTATAAAACCAACAATCTGAATTAATTGTAATCTATTATTTATTAGCATTAGTTCTAGGATCTTCTTCTCTTTTTCTAGGAAATACAttgaaataagaaataaaaatccTATGTTTATCTGCCATCTGTTTATCTGCCAGACCTAGAATTTGAGAATCAGTGATCCCACAAGTGGGAAGGGTACTGTGACCAAGACCCCTCCACCTGTTCCACGTTCATACATTGATATAACATTTGCATGTACTGCCATGTGCATAGACTTGACCCTGAGATTCATATACATTCAACTTTTCCAGTGATCATCAAGTCTGAGCCTCCTTGCTTAGGATTACTTTCCATGTGTGCATTTCAGTCTGATGTGGTCATGCACACAGAGAATTTGAGGTCTGATTTTTCCAGTCCCACTCCATCTCTCACTCCAGTACACTTTAGACTACAGCTACATCATATATTGACATAAAGAAGTAAATAAGGGGTACCAAACAAAATATTAGTTACGGAAGATTTGCTCTAATGTCATAGGAACAAATGTATCAGGGAGACAAACCTGCCACATCCCCCCTGTTCCCAGCACTGGGGGTGTTGATCCCAAGGAGGAGCCATACCTCAGTGGCAGAGAATATGCGGAAGTTGCATGTGGAAGTTCTGGACTTCAGATCCTGGCATCTCCCTTTATAGGATCTCAagaagtagggctgggaaagaactcttgcctgagaccttggagactTGTTGGTAGTCAAAATAGGTAACTCTGGGTTTATTCATACGGAGTGTAATATATCCATGGGGCATTAGGGCAAACCCACTATTGCAAATCTTTGTATTGATTTGTTCCCTTTCAGCTTTTCCAGTACAGTACCACAATTTCCTTGTTGCCAACCATGTCCTTgatagaaaaaaaatgtatttacattaTTATGAGCAAGACATAACTGAATTCTGCATTTACATATGTTAGCTTATTAGACTGCTCTATGGAGCTCGTCACCTTTAGCCTTCCTCATGTATTCCAGCGCTATCATTAATTTATCCTTATAATGCATTTGGGAGACAGCTGCTTTTAAATGCAGCACCTTGCAAGGTGAAGACGTACTGCTTCTACATTCTGATTATGTTACTTCACTGCAGTATTATGATGGGGGGGGAAGTCATTATGTGCTATCCCTTTTCATATACAAATATACTTGCACTAAACCTATATGCTCATGtgtgcatttttatttaaaatacatgtCTTCTACAAAACACTTTTTCACATAGTAAAAAATGAATTTTATAAGACAATTCTGTATATTATGTTGGATAGTGAACTTTTACCAGTACCAGCTTTCATTGTGAAGCAGTGTGATGTAGCGGGCAGAGAATATACCATCAGAGTTCTCCTTTCGTGTGACTTTGTGGAGCTTCTTTTCTAGCTGTTCTTTCCTGTGGGTGTGAACCAAGATCCAGTCAAATAGGTACCATGAATAAAGTGTCAGAGAcactcttctgctctgtctctgtCCTCCTTTTCtaacccagggagtgggaggagaaggagaagcagtggaagtgAGTGGGCTGACAGAGGCGGTTGCCCCCTGCCAATTTCATGTCTGTGGCAACCAACACATCTAGCCTCATGGATGATCTGGCCCTGTCCACAGTTAGTGGGGAAAAGCTAATGTTGCTGATCTCTCAGGTGATATAAGTGACTTGTGTACATAAATCCTGCGCCCAAACAGCTTGATATTCATTTCCTACATACAATTGCTGATAGAAGGCTCATTTAAAAGaagacttttaaagccctttacggctcgggtccggggtatttgagggaccgcctccttccctacaatcctgcccgtgctcttagatcatctggggggggcccttttgactgtgccgccactaagagatgtgagaggggcagtggccaggaagagggccttcttggtggtggcccacgaactgtggaatacccttcccttagaactgagaacttagaacgttgctaacgtttcggcatggactgaagacctttttatttcaaaaagcttttaattgttgacaggctggctggcgttcttgctttttatatgaaaatccacggggtttgtttttagtttttttaattattgtaaattgttttttaatgtatttttaaggtgtttgaaagccaccttgtgtgcctgctggacaaaaaggcggggtataaattaataaaataataataataataaataatttgcaCCTAAATTTTCAAAACTGCTGTAACTTTAGCCATAATTTCAACATAAAAACAACAGAGTTTTGGAGCATCATAAGAAtgccaaaaggatcaaaacatttatttcagcagatcCTTTTGTAGACCAAAatctacttcatcagatgcatgaagtgaaattCAGTACTTCACCCTACACTGAAGTGATCAGGAGTCATTTATGCCTCACTGCACTGGGAATGCAGGCACTGCTCAAATAACTGATGAACTAAGTGACTGCTCTTTCAGCGCATAGGTGTGCATGCGCCCAGAATTAACACACATAAAGAAAGATATACAGAATGCGACTTCCCAAAAAAACTGGTGATTCCGCATGCAGAAAAAGAGTATAGacaaacagcgcaatcctatggtTTTCCTTGCCATAGCAGGCAGCCATGCtaaaatgggctgtgctgcatgctatgggacgGGATGGTGGTGGATCAGAAGGCTTAGGAGAGTTAAGGaagaatattttcccttacttcccTGTAACTGTCCCATCTGCCAATGGGtgtccttgaccctgtgcctgctctttagctggtacaagttCAGGGATAGAAAGGGGGATAGAAAGGCAAGGAAGGGAACAACATACTGGCACAGGTCACATGCACCAAGAtaccccccctcccactcctgaCACGCTGCTTTTGGTCTCTGCCCTGGTTAGCCCACTCTCACCTCTGTCAGTCGGTCTTCCTTCTGCTGCCACAAGGCATGAGGCCTCCATAGCCTCTCTCATGGCAGCCTGGAAGTACAAGGCTTTGCAGGCCTGGAAGTGCACAGCCCCAACAGAATGTTCTGTGTAGGACTGGGCCTACGAAACATTTCAAAAAGTTGAAACTTTTTCAActtgaaaaaaagaggaaaaggatTTCCTTGATGGTGATAAGTGGTAGGCTATCTGCAAAATAATTTTGGACGCAATCAAGAAATTAAAAGctcttccatttaaaaacaacaaaataaactcCCATCCTAAACATATTTTTCTGTGAAATCCTATTCATTTTGATGGAGTTATCTttcaactggttggcaaccttcagtctcgaaagactatggtataagcctacagcacccggtattcccaggcagtctcccatccaagtactaaccaggcctgaccctgcttagcttccaagatcagatgagattgggcatgtgcagggaagtggtcgtttgatcttggaagctaagcagggtcaggcctggttaatacttggatgggagactgcctgggaataccgggtgctgtaggcttataccatagtctttcgagactgaaggttgccaaccatctttcaACTAAGCATGCCCAGGATTTTTGATGGAAGTAGGTGCAATATCCAAACTGTGGTTATCCCACCGGGGTTCAGTAACAGAGGCTAGGTGGGGGAATGAACTCTTGGTGGGAAGGCTCTTGCTTCCCTCTGGTGCCGCCTATGGGACATGACTGTCATTGCAACACTCTGACAATTTGTATGTGCCCAACATCTCCTGAGGATGGAGCTTTCTGGGGGCAAATTCAGGGCTAGTCCAAGACATCCTGGTGCTTGAGGCGGCATGTCAAACACTGTTTGCCCCCTAACTGATCATGTTCCAGCCTCTACTCCTTCCACTCTTCAATGTTCCAAGTTCAGTTCCATTCCATAGttcctcttcctgtctgtctcattcttctttttccaattccatgaatggaaggagaagaaggtcCAGTGGAGGTCagtagtgttgggggggggagggcaaagcgTTGAGTTTTGCAGGATACCTCAATACACCCTGTAAGCTGCTCCTCCATCTCCTCCATCTTggcatctcctccatgttgcttttgctgcccagaatggctctgaaggggaaggggcagcttacaggacACAGTGTGATGCCCTACAAAACTAAGGGCTTTGCCCTCTTCTGGGAACACTACCAGCGGAGGCAAGAGGGAGCTCCCCACCAAACTATTCCCTGAGACGACTGCTTCAGTCGGCTTCATGAATGGGCTAACTAGATGCATAAAAGGATGCATTTCCCAGCCCTTCTTCCTGGCAAAACCCCCTCATGAGGAGAAaagttgcatgggggggggggaagtgttgaGCTTTCTCCCTGCCTGTGGTTCCCCTACTTAAAAGTCCTTCTTCACTGCTTGTGTACCCTTCAGGGTTAGTAGTGTAGCTAGCCACTCTGGAGTctggggcaaagttaaaaatgatgcccccacatcacacctgggagtgatgtcacttctggatgcgACATCATTCCagtggtttttttaaattgaaaaatacaaaaaaacTGCCACCTTCCCCCCTACCCCCAGCCCCCCCTCCTGCTGACCCCCAAAGAGGTGCAAGCGGTGATTCAAGTCTCTGAGTGCTGCCTCCCTTGCTCTGGCACCTCTCGCatccccagccccctcctgcgtGCCCCCCAAGCCCTCAGTCACCCCCCAagcccccagagcaaggggagcaaGCCACCAGAGACTGTGACTGCAACTGCCCCTCTCGCAGAGCGCCTTTTTTCTGGAACTTTTTTGAAGAGGCGTGAGTGGCAATCACAGGGGATGCAATTGcatgggcaggcaggaggccaAACTGTTGCTCCCAGGCAGCCTGGTGCAGTtgttacccctgcacccccttctagctacgccactctcCAGGAAAAACATGCTCGGGAACACTAAGGAGAGGGGACACTTCTGAAGCACACTTGTTCGAGAGCAAGGTCTGCTGCCATCAATGCATAGGCTCACCCACTGcacaaggccccagggccaccctTGGCTTAGGTCCTCAATCTTTTAgtactggcacccacttttttgaatgtgaatctgtcaggccccaccagaagtggtgtcatgaccggaagtgacatcttcaagcaggaaatttgttaacaatcctaggctgcaatcctacccacacttactcaggaataagtccaatttcattgttgaaagaaggacctagtagcctgttaaaagaatagatcttccacatttccccagatgcactCACatcccacggtagcatcaagtctaacacagtaaaaataaaatattgaaatgaatggggacccacctgaaattggctcgcgacccacagtttgagaaacactggttaggAGGCTGGCAGCAGCCCTAGAAGCAAACTTTTCCACCTGCGCCTGTGTGGGCATGCTTGAGTCTTTCCCTTGGCTCCTGCTGGGCACAGCAGCAAGTGAGGCTCGACCGCCTACCCCTTCCCAGCAACAAGGCGCTCCAGGCCGGCGCCCCCTGGAAGCGACAGCAGGTCCCAGTCCCAGGCGCTGCTCTTCCTTGCAGGCCGGCTGGGCCTGACGTCAGCGCGGCTTTCCcgagttgctgctgctggctgggcGCAGGCAGAGCCAGGCTGCTGCCGCACCAGCCGCCTTCTTCTCCTGATGGGCTGAGGAGGATGCTCGGTCCTTCGCAAGGCGCCGCTCCCGACACGCCGCCGCTGCGCCGCTGCGCCAGAGACCGACGAGCCGGGCCACGAGCTGCCCTgcagagggcgggggggggggagggaggagagaccTCAGGAACGTGTGCGGAGCCGGGGCGCCGAGCGGAGAGGCAGCCCGCGGGCAGGGCGCACGCGCGCGCAGAGAGGTGCGCACTGGGGCTGCAAGCCCAGCCGCACTTGCcagagagtaagcctcattgactcgaatggggcttacttctgagcagacaggcacaggcttgggctctgaggctgcaacaccAGCCACGCTTCTCTGGGAGGAAACCCTCTTGACTCTCacggggcttgctcctgagtagacaggcataggactgggctctgcgACCCTAGTCCCGCTTCTCTGGgtgtgagcccctttgactctaatggggcttactcctgagtagacatgctcaggaCAGGGCTCTGAGGCGGGGCCCACCTTGgaaaaagggggctcaggaggAGGCGGGGAAAGGCGCTGAGAGAGGAGCCTGAAGCAGCCCTGTGGGGCGGGCAGAGGCGGGCGAGCGCTCCCCACGCCCCgcttggaggaggaaggaggactgcGCGGGGCGCAGGAGAAGGAGCTCCTCTGGAGGGACGGGGGAGGCGCGCCACAGAGGCTGCGAGGCGCTTGGAGACGGTGCCCTGAGCGCGCACGTGGCCAGAGGGAGGAAGGCGGCttgccaggcaggcaggcgcggGTGTTGCGCCTCTGTGCCCGGAGGCAGGTGGCCTCGGGTGGCGGAGCACCGCCGCAGCCATGGCCCTGAAGGACGGCGCGGGCGGCGGAGGGGGCGGCGCGGGCGCGCCCTCCACCATCCTGCCCATCAGCGACATGGGCTCGGCGTCCTCGCCGGCGGGGGGCTGCGCGCCCTTCCCGGAGGTGGTGGAGCTGAACGTGGGCGGGCAGGTGTACGTGACCAGGCACTCCACGCTGCTGAGCGTGCCGGACAGCACCCTGGCGCGCATGTTCTCGCCGCGCCGGAGCGCCCCGCGGGAGCTGCCCAGGGACAGCCGGGCGCGCTTCTTCATCGACCGCGACGGCTTCCTCTTCAGGTACGTGCTGGACTACCTGCGGGACAAGCAGCTGGCGCTGCCCGAGCACTTCCCGGAGAAGGAGCGGCTGCTGCACGAGGCCGAGTACTTCCAGCTGGCCGAGCTGGTGAAGCTGCTCTCGCCCCGGGTGCCCAAGCAGAGCTCGCTCAACGACGAGGGCTGCCAGAGCGACCTGGAGGAGGGCGCCTCGCCCGGCAGCGGCGGCGGGGGCGCGGGGGGcgagctgctgctgccccaggcGCCCGAGAAGCGCGCCGGCTTCCTCACCGTGGGCTACCGCGGCTCCTACACCACCGTCCGGGACAACCAGACGGACGCCAAGTTCCGACGCGTGGCCAGGATCATGGTGTGCGGCAGGATCGCGCTGGCCAAGGAGATCTTCGGGGAGATGCTCAACGAGAGCCGCGACCCGGACCGCCCCCCGGAGAAGTACACCTCCCGCTTCTACCTGAAgttcacttacctggagcaagCCTTCGACCGCCTCTCCGAGGCCGGCTTCCACATGGTGGCTTGCAACTCCACCGGCACCGCAGCCTTCGTCAACCAGTACAGGGAGGACAAGATCTGGAGCAGCTACACCGAATACATCTTCTACAGTAagtccctgccctcttctcctacCCCCGGGGTGGCCAGAGGAGAGAAGCAGAGGGGTTCATTTCTGCCAAGGTCCACAAGGGCTTTTTCATTCAATTTTCTCTTCCTTGAGGCTGTACGATCACGTGGCATGCTAATTCTAGAAGAAAgtacctctgaacatgtgcagagtacctttgcagggggtgggaagaaggggaaGCACAGGGGTTCATTTCTGCTAAGGTTCACAAGAGCTTTTCCATTCCACATCCTCTTCCTTGAGGCTGTACGATCACGTGTCATGCTaaaagtgcctctgaacatgtgcagagtgctatTCCTtctccactaagggcccaatcctatccagttttccagtgctgatgcgaccgtgccagtggggcatgcgctgcatccagcgatgggaaggcagtcacagaagcttcctcaaggtaagggaacatttgttcccctaacTTGGGACcatgttgcagctgcatcggcactgaaaatttggatatgattgggccctaaacctccACTCATATAGGTTTAGGGGCAAAGTTTTCTTCttctaaggcagcgattttcaaacttttccatttcatggcacactgacaaggcactaaaatggtcaaggcataccaccagtgttttgacaattgacaaggcacaccatgctgctggtggggtggtcacattcctcaatggccctattaataaatgatcctcctccaaactcc
This genomic interval from Tiliqua scincoides isolate rTilSci1 chromosome 6, rTilSci1.hap2, whole genome shotgun sequence contains the following:
- the KCTD8 gene encoding BTB/POZ domain-containing protein KCTD8; the encoded protein is MALKDGAGGGGGGAGAPSTILPISDMGSASSPAGGCAPFPEVVELNVGGQVYVTRHSTLLSVPDSTLARMFSPRRSAPRELPRDSRARFFIDRDGFLFRYVLDYLRDKQLALPEHFPEKERLLHEAEYFQLAELVKLLSPRVPKQSSLNDEGCQSDLEEGASPGSGGGGAGGELLLPQAPEKRAGFLTVGYRGSYTTVRDNQTDAKFRRVARIMVCGRIALAKEIFGEMLNESRDPDRPPEKYTSRFYLKFTYLEQAFDRLSEAGFHMVACNSTGTAAFVNQYREDKIWSSYTEYIFYRPPQRTVSPKQEHEERKHEKVTDKGSESGTSCNELSTSSCDSHSEASTPQENAASTQQSTGHQPNTLTLDRPSKKAPVQWMQPPDKRRNSELFQSLMSKSRETNLSKRKVCEKLSVEEEMKKCIQDFKKIHIPDYFPERKRPWQSDLLQKYGL